One part of the Peromyscus leucopus breed LL Stock chromosome 19, UCI_PerLeu_2.1, whole genome shotgun sequence genome encodes these proteins:
- the Zscan30 gene encoding zinc finger and SCAN domain-containing protein 30, producing the protein MFREATALACHAPKGQNGLSVVKAEEENVWRRRRRDFSLQGKLQSQEVFRQQFRQFGYSDFAGPREALDHLQKLCQQWLRPEEHSKEQILELLVLEQFVAILPVELQAWVQEHRPGNGEEAVTLLEELEREFDEPKQQDTAHGHEMICREMTLMGTQKSPSSPLQSLENHCRSEAQEPQGFQERDEATLLFRVEEGDSKMVADKVLTAKQEIVECVPAVAVASPGRLPRAASPVQTAEQTLQYLDTNEKQRGSDTSNKMSPLSSQESYLSLAAFTKKPSTEQSTFECNEGEGLLSLNLHGTTQPRTTTGKLLYECLDCGKAFCHRSKLIRHQRSHTGERPYACKECGKAFGFRTDLVRHQRIHSGEKPYKCSDCGKAFRGSSGLIRHRRIHTGEKPYGCDECGKAFSQSSTLIQHKKIHSGDKGYECTECGKAFRRSSVLMEHQRIHTGEKPYECNECEKSFNQSSALTQHQRTHSGEKPYGCYECKKIFRHRSGLMQHQRTHTRVQLCG; encoded by the exons ATGTTCAGAGAGGCCACAGCCTTGGCCTGTCATGCTCCAAAAGGACAAAATGGACTCAGCGTTGTGAAAgctgaagaagaaaatgtctggcggcggcggcggcgggactTCAGTCTTCAGGGAAAGCTGCAGAGTCAGGAGGTTTTCCGCCAGCAGTTTAGACAGTTTGGCTACTCTGACTTCGCTGGGCCCCGGGAGGCCCTGGACCACCTGCAGAAGCTTTGCCAGCagtggctgaggccagaggagcacTCCAAGGAGCAGATCCTGGAGctgctggtgctggagcagtttGTGGCCATCCTGCCTGTGGAGCTGCAGGCCTGGGTGCAGGAGCACAGACCTGGAAACGGAGAGGAGGCTGTTACTctgctggaggagctggagagagaattTGATGAACCTAAACAACAG GACACAGCTCATGGCCATGAGATGATCTGCAGAGAAATGACACTCATGGGAACACAGAAGTCTCCAAGTAGCCCACTGCAGTCCCTGGAGAACCACTGCAGGAGTGAAGCCCAGGAGCCCCAGGGTTTCCAGGAGCGAGATGAGGCAACCCTACTATTTAGGGTTGAGGAAGGAG ATAGCAAGATGGTGGCTGACAAAGTATTGACAGCAAAGCAAGAAATTGTTGAATGTGTTCCAGCAGTGGCCGTGGCATCTCCAGGAAGACTTCCTAGGGCAGCTTCTCCAGTACAGACAGCTGAACAAACTCTGCAGTATCTGGACACCAATGAGAAGCAAAGAGGAAGTGATACAAGCAACAAAATGAGTCCACTTTCTTCCCAGGAAAGCTATCTCAGTCTGGCAGCCTTTACCAAGAAACCCTCCACAGAACAGAGCACCTTCGAGTGTAATGAAGGGGAAGGACTTCTCAGTCTAAACTTACATGGTACTACACAGCCCAGAACGACCACAGGGAAACTGCTCTATGAGTGCTTGGATTGTGGGAAAGCTTTCTGCCATAGGTCAAAGCTGATTAGACATCaaagaagtcatactggagagagaccttatgcatgtaaagaatgtggaaaagcctttgGTTTCAGAACAGATCTTGTCagacatcagagaattcacagtGGTGAAAAACCCTACAAATGTTCTGACTGTGGAAAAGCTTTCAGGGGCAGCTCAGGGCTTATTAGGCACaggagaattcatactggagagaaaccttatggttgtgatgaatgtgggaaagccttcagccAGAGCTCTACTCTTATTCAGCATAAGAAGATTCACAGTGGAGACAAAGGCTATGAATGTACTGAATGTGGTAAGGCTTTTAGGAGAAGTTCTGTTCTTATGGAACATCAAAGAATCCATACTGgtgagaaaccttatgaatgtaatgaatgtgaaAAATCCTTTAATCAAAGCTCAGCACTCACCCAGCACCAGAGAACCCACTCTGGGGAAAAACCTTATGGATGTTAtgaatgtaagaaaatatttaggCACAGGTCAGGCCTTATGCAGCATCAGAGAACACACACCAGAGTTCAACTCTGTGGGTAA